The Geminocystis sp. NIES-3708 genomic sequence AAAGCCTTATCGAGATTAGGTTCAGAATTTGCTGAAAAACATCAAGAAGTTATCGAAGCATTAACCAGGGGTATCGTCAATAAAATTTTACATGATCCCATGGTGCAATTAAGGGCACAACAAGATATAGAAGCAAGACGTAAGGCTTTACAAACTTTACAAACTTTATTTAATCTTGAAATTACCGAACAATTTGGTTAATAAAGGCAAAACAAACTTCAGTTTGACATCAAAAAAATTAAATATAATACATAAGGAGAAGTAGAGCTTTTTCTTTTTTTCAAAAAGGTAAGGGTTAAAAATCGGATTGTAAAAGATTTTTAGTCTATTTTTTTGATTAATAAATCAATTATTAGAAAAAAAGCTCTCCTCCCCCCCGGTGGGAAAACCTTCAGAAATAAAAGTTTAAGACTGATGACAAACAAAATTTTACCCACTGAAAAGAATAAAATGTGATAAATAATTGTGGAAAATCAATTTTAATAATTTTTAAATCAATTTTCTCCTAGTCTTCTAGTCTCATCTTCGCCAACTAATTTATATCTAACTCAGGTTAAGAGAGTTTGACAGTGAGGGTTAAACCAATTAACCTTAACATCAGCAACCTCTAATTACCAAAACCTTTTTTACTTTTACGAGGGGATATTTTCTTTAATTCGCCACTTTTTATCCAGTCTAAATGTTGTTTTAATAAGTCTTGAAGATTATAGTTTTTGACAATAGTTTCTCTTGCTTTACTTCTAATTTTGGTCATAATTTCAGGATTATCTAAAGCATATTCTACCTTGTTAGCGATCGCCTCTGGAGAGAAAAAAGGTACTAATAAACCATTATAATTATCTTTAATTACTTCTTGTACGGGCTGAGTACTTGAAGCCACAAGAACACAACCAGTAGCCATAGACTCTAGCATTGACCATGATAAAACAAAAGGACGGGTTAAATAAATGTGTGCGGAAGATACTTGCAATACTTTAAGATAATCATCGTAGCCTAATAATCCCGTAAAATGAACTCGACTTAAATCAAGGGGTACTTTTTCTAGCATTACATCTTTATAGGTTTTACCATCAGGTAATTGTTTACCATAGGCAACTCGGTTATTGCCAACGATCACAAAATGAGTATGAGGACGACGTTTTTGTAGAATACCAATAGTTTCAATCAACTGCGGAAAACCCCGATAAGGTTCCATCCCTCTACCCACATAAGTAATAATTTCAGAAGCATTACTTAAATCTAAATTAATTTGAGGTACAACTAGCTTCGTTTCAGTATTCGGTTTAAAATATTCTGTGTCTACTCCATCATGTAAAACATTGATTTTCGATTGAAATTCTGGAGGAAATTGTTGTTTTTGCCACTGAGTCGGAGATAAACCTCGATCGCAACTATACAAATCAATTAGAATAGGTGCATTTTTCACCCTAATTCTTGCTTCATCATCCGCCGAAAGAGGATCACTCGGATCAAAATCGGCATCACTACCGTGTGAATTATAAAACCACTCAAAATAACATAAAAATTTTGCACGGGGAAAAATATCTTTGATAAATAAAGTCGGACCCCACCCTGAATGACCATATACAATATCAGGATAGAAACCCAAGTCTTTTAACTGAGTTGCCACACGATATAATCCTTGACCTTGTAAAACAGCATTTTCTAAATTACGAACATAATGATGAGTCTCTATCCTTGCCTCTCTGGATGTCTGATAAATTATCTTTTTGACTCCATCTATTTGCCCTTCTTCTCGTTTAGTGGCATAGATTATTTCATAATTGGGATCTTTGCCCAAGGTTGTCGCTAAATGACGAAATTGTGCAGGAAAATTAGGATGTATAAATAATATTTTTGTTTTTTTTGCCGACATAAATTCTTTCATCGATAATCAATAATTGTTCATTGTAAACCTACTCGGCACTACTATTACCTGAGTTCGACAGGAGAAAACAAAACTGATGGGGCAAGACAGAGGGGATTGTTCTCAAAATGACCCAATATCTAAATTAAATTCAATAAATAATTATCGAAAATCAATTTTAATAATGTTTAAGTGAATTTTCTCCTAGTCTTCTAATCTAGTAGTCTTAAGAGTCTCACCTTCACCCATAATTTTATATCGAATTCAGGTTACTATTCAGTCTTAGGTTCATTACAAAACTTTTTCTTTTATTTTTTTGATTATCTTTATTGTGAATGACTGAGTAAAAATACTCATAATTTTAAGATTGCTTTTTGATGAATTTTATAGATAGTAATTGAGAAAATTTTTTCTATACTTAAATTTAAAATAATTTGCTAACATCTTGACAATAAATATAGTAAAATGATTAATTATTTGGAAAATATAGATAACTAAAATATCAAGATAATAATTAGTTATTTTTCATACTGAATAACTTTTGAGAACGTGTTATACTCAACCAGTTATTACAACTAAAAATTTTTCAATCCATAAATAAATATAAGAGGTTAATGTTATGGAATTAATTACTTGTCTTGTTCTAGCAGTATCTGCTTTTGCATTACTAATTACTTCTATTATAGGTTTAGTTTCCGCACCTACCCCGATTCTTCTAGGTATTTTACTAGGAGGGATGTTATTTACCCAAAAATCTATTAACAAGTTGACAGAAGTTGACGTAAATTTAATGGAAGAAAAAAATAAAAATAAAGTCGAAAAAGTAGAAATTGCATCTAAAGATATCATTCATGAAGATCAACAAAAAACCAAAAAATCATTAATTTATCGAGGTTTTAATTATAGTACTACTAATAATGAAGATAAAACTCTTAACTATAAACCAAGTCGTCTTACTCATTATAGAGGTGCGGTGATTGATAAAAATCGGAAAGAAGTTGTTTAATTTAATTTAGGGTTACTGAAAAAGACGTAACAAAACCGACAAATCTGGCGAATATAAACGCAAAACAACTAATTCAATAATGCGATCACAAATTACCACTGTGCGATCGCCTTGGATAATTTTAATCGTACTCATTCTATTTATAAGCCAACCAAGACGATCTTTGTTAAGATTTTGAGCAATTTTATCAAGATTTGGTGATAGATTTCAAAAATCAATCTCCAATAATTTTGAATCAAAACAAAGATGATTGCTTTATTTCTTGATAAAAATTTCTGATTTTCCGCTCAACATACTAATAAAACAGTTGTCGATGTGATAAATCTATATTTACAGATACAGCATTGGTTATTTGCTGATATTTTTGTGTAGTAAAGTAGCATTAATTTTATAAAGTAGCATTAATTTTATATCGAACTCACGTGATTATCAAGAAATTCGATGACCAATATCTCTTCGGTAATACATATCATCAAATTTTATTTTTTCTACTGCTTGATAAGCAGAAGCGATGGCACTTTTAAAATCGGCTTCCCTACTGGTAACCCCTAAAACTCTACCACCATCAGTAATAATTTCTGCTCCTACTAATTTTGTCCCAGCATGAAAAACTGTTACACCTTGGGTTTCAGCTTCAGTAATACCTGTAATAACTTTTCCTTTTTCATAACTGGCAGGATAACCACCTGCGGCGATAACCACACAGACTGCACTACCTTTGTGCCATTCTAAGGGTGGTAAATCAGCTAACCTTTGTTGAGCACAAGCCAATAATACTTCTGCTAAGGGAGTTTTTAACATTGGTAACACCGCTTGAGTTTCAGGATCACCAAAACGACAATTAAATTCTAAGGTTTTCGGATCGCCTTCGGGAGTAATCATCAATCCTGCATATAAAACTCCTCGATAATCAATACCTCGTTTTTGTAATTCTTTTAATGTTGGTTCTAAAATTTCTTTGGTAATGCGGTCACTTAAATGATCATCAACTAAAGGAGTTGGAGCATAAGCACCCATGCCACCAGTATTAGCCCCTGTATCACCTTCACCGATTTGTTTATGATCTTGAGCAGGAATTAAAGAGCGAATTGTTTTGCCATCTGTTAGAGCTAAAACCGATACTTCTTGACCTGTTAGAAACTCCTCTATTACCACTTTACTGAAGTTTTGGGCAAAAAGTTCCTCTATGGCATCGATCGCCTCATCATCACTCATCGCCACCACAACACCTTTTCCAGCCGCTAACCCGTCCGCTTTAACAACAATGGGTGCTCCTTCTTGAAGAATATAATTTTTTGCTCCTTCTTTATCGGTAAAAGTAGCTGATTTTGCCGTAGGAATACCTCCAGCTATCATTAAATCTTTTGCCCATGATTTACTAGCTTCGATGGTTGCACCAGCTTTATTTGGTCCAAAAACATTGATTTGATGAGATTGTAAATAGTCGGTAATTCCAAGAGATAAAGGTAATTCTGGACCGATAACCGCTAAATTAATCCCTTTTTCTTCAATTAACTTTAAAAGACTTTCAAAATCATCCACAGCGATCGCCACATTTTCACAATTGTTCAATACAGCAGTACCACCATTACCCGGAGTACAAAAAACTTTTTCGACTGTATCAGATTGTAATAACTGACTTGCTAAAGCGTGTTCTCTTCCGCCACTACCAACAACTAAAACTTTCACTATGATCTCAATTCCTTTGATGAATACCGTTGTTAATTTTAGCGGAAATATATCCTTTTCCTTCAAAGGAGGAACATTTTTGAGGATAATAGTCTGTAAAGTGCTTATAAGAAGAGTTACAACTCTTAATTAAAATTATTCCTTTTCCCTGACAGTTAAAACATATTTTCATAATTTTTACTTATTAATTAGCTTTGAAGGTTAATCAAGATTGGATAAAAATTATTGACAATAAGGAGTTATATCTTCTCCTATTTCACACAAAAAAGATAAAGCACGGAAACGTAAAATCATTAAATCTTCATAAAAAGGATTCAATTTACATAGAGGTGGAATCTTTCCTACATAAAAGTTAAAGAGCTTAATTTCTCTGGCAAAAGGACATTGATTAGGAATTAAACGAACAATTTTTTTTGCTGTTTCTTTTTCTTTAATTTCTAATTTTTCTAGTTTTATTTTGATAACTCCTAGAGAAGACAACAAGGTTTTTCTAATTAGACTGTTAATTTTTGACATTGTGGAATCTGTTTATTGATAACTTTTGCTTAATTATTATTAGTTTAATCATAAATAAAAAATATAACAACTAAATATTAATATAAATATCTTTTATACTATATAAGGTTAACTGAAGACACCTAACAATTCTATCTGAGTAGAACCTAAGAGGGCGACAATTAAGCTAAACACATTATGCAGTTTTAGATAAAGATAAGATATTTTCAGTTTTTATATTAATTGCTATAGAAAAAGATTTATCAACTCCCTCAATTTTCTTAGGATTATTTAAAAAATCAGTTTAATTTACCCCAATATTTAATTCCTTTTAGTGAATTTATTTCAAGTCAGCTTATTCATCAAGAATGGGTAATGAAGATAATAAAAGTAATTGGTTTCCCATTTAAACATCATGGATTATTAAAGAATGGGAATTCAAAAAAATCATCTATTTAGTCATTGATAGAACACAGGGGGAAAATATTAATATATTAATGTAAGTTTAGTTTATAATCCGTTAAGGTTAATTAAAATACCTTCCACCAACGACGACTACCATCAGGAAAAGTAGTAGTCCAATTTATCCTTGCATCTTTTAATTGTTGCTGATTAATTTTTGCATTTTTTAAGTTTGCACCACATAAATTAGTATTCGTTAAATTCGCATTTGTTAAATCAGCACTAGCTAAATTTGCTCCTTTTAAATCGGCATTTTCTAAATTGGACTTAGAAAAATAAGTTTGAACTAGATTAGCATTGGTTAAATTAGCATTACTTAAATCAGCACCATAAAAATTAGCTTGAGATAAATTCGTATCTGCTAACATAATTTCTTGTAATTGAGAATAACGAAAAATACATTTATTCAGCTTACTGCCTTGTAAATTTAAACCTTGTAAATCTTGATCACTAAAATCTTTTTTACCACTATTAAAAGCCGTTAAAAATTTTTCTTCATCCCACTTTAAAGAAATATTTTTATTTTGTGTTTTATTGCGTCTTTGTTGGATTGCTTTTTGGATTTTCTCGGTGGCAGAAATAGTTTTTGTCGCTTGGGTGTGACCGTCATCTAGATTCCCAACTCCTAGTTGACTCAAATCGATTCTACTATCTTTTGATGCTTGATTGTTAACAATATTTTGGCTTAAACTTTGTTGAAAAGGTTGAATATTAAGGGCTTCAATCAATTCATCCACGGTTTTATAACGCTCACGAGTATCTTGAGCTAACATTTTTTGAATTATTTTTAGCAAACCACTGCTAATATTAACATCTTGTTGCCATAGTAGTTGACCTGTATTCGGATCAATACTAAAATTCTTGGGGGATTTACCCGTGATCAAATAGACACAAGTAGCACCCAGAGCATAAATATCACTGGAATATACTGGACGCATTGCTAACTGTTCTGGAGGTGCATAGCCCATTGTGCCAACAGAAAACTTTGTTAAAGCTGTTTGCCCCATAGTTTTTGCTAATTGAGTATTAACTTGATCTTTAACTGCCCCAAAATCAATAAGTATTAATTTACCATCTTTTTTTTGTCGCAAAATATTAGCAGGTTTAATATCTCGATGAATAACTTTTTCTGAATGAAGATATTTAAGGATAGGAGTAATCTCCTCTAAAAACCTTCTGATGGCAATTTCTCCATAAACTCCTTGATTTTTAATTTCTCGCTGTAAATTTTGACCATTAATTAATTCTTGAATCAGATAAAATTGTCCTTGATCTGCAAAATAGTCCATTAGTTTTGGTATTTGAGGGTGGCTTATTTTATCTAAAGTTTTTGCTTCTCTTTCAAATAAACTAATAGCCGTTTTTAGGGCTTGAGGATCATCAGCCATCGGGCGTAATTGTTTCACAACACATAACGGATCACCAATTACAGTTAAATCAACACCTACAAAAGTTGCTCCAAAACCACCTTTTCCTAACATTTTGATCACTCGATAACGATTATTCAAAATTAAACTAGAGCCACAATTATTACACTTTTTTAATTTTGGGTGATTTTTTGGTTCAGAACAGTTAGGGTTAACACAGTAACTAATAATCATCGTTTTGCCATGAATTTGTAAGTAAATTTAATTGAGCGTAGTTTTGATAAGGGAAGAAAAGAAGAGGGAAAAGAGAAATTTTCAAATAATTAATGATGAATTATTTACCACCATCTTCTTTTACCGTCGGGAAAAACAGTACGCCAGTTAGTTTTAGCGGTTTTGAGTTGTTCATCATCGACTTTTGCACCCCGAAGATTTGCACCTCCTAAATTCGCATCTTTTAAAATAGCACTATTGAGATTTGCACCCATTAAATCTGCTCCCTGTAAATCAGCATTTTTTAAATTTGCTTTATATAATTCCGCCCGTTGTAAATTTGCTTCCTTTAAATTTGCTTGAGCTAAATTAGCATTATAAAAATTAGTGCGATAGAGATTAGCTTTTTGTAAATTGATTCCAATTAATTTGCTTTGAGAAAAACTTGCTCCCGCTAATTTTAATCCTTCTAAATCTAATTCATTTAAAACCTGTTGACTAAAATTACGATTTCCTTGGCGATAGTCTTGAACAATCATTTCTGGAGTTAACTGTAATTTGGGCTGACTCAAAGATGCAATATTAGGTTGATTTCTTGCTCCCCCAATATTACCCCCTAACTTCTCCTTTCGTTTTCTAATAGCATCAGCTAAGTTTTGAGAAGTTGAACTAGCAATGGTAACTTCTTCCTCTTCATCTCCTGAATCTTTTCCACTACTTAAATTAACCATACTTCCAGCTAATTCTTGTTCATAAGGCACTAATTCTAAGGCTTTAATAACGTCATCTGCCGAAGGATAACGTTTACGCACATCTAACTCTAGCATTTTGTTTAAAACTTTAGCAAAAGTACCACTGACAGTAGTATGTTTTTCCCATGCTAATTCCCCTGTAGTGTTATCACATAAATCTTTTGGTGCTTTTCCTGTTAATAAAAAAATACAAGTTGCCGCTAGAGCATAAATATCACTGGAATATACTGGACGCATTGCTAACTGTTCTGGAGGTGCAAAACCCATTGTGCCTACGGAGATTTTTGTGAAAGCACTTTGAGGATTTTGACTCATTAATTGAGTGTTGGCTTGTTCTTTTACTGCCCCAAAATCAATTAAAAATAATTTATTTGTTTCTTTTTCCCTTAAAATGTTTCCGGGTTTAATATCCCGATGGATTACCTTTTGAGAATGAATATACTTCAATACAGGTAACATATTACGCAGAAACTGTTTTGCAGAACTTTCCTGATAAATACTCCCTTTTTTGATTTCTTTTTCCAAATCTTTACCCAAGACAAAATCTTGAATTAGGTAAAACTGTTCATTTTCTTCAAAATAATCTAATAATTTCGGAATTTGGGGATGATCCAATTTCGCAAGAGTTTTAGCTTCCCTTGCAAATAAATCTAATGCTGTACGATGAGATTCAGGATTAGAGGCGGCAAGTTCTAGTTGTTTTACCACACAATAACGATTTTTTTGAGCCATATCCACGGCTAAATAAGTTGTCCCGAACCCCCCTCGACCAATTTTTTTGATAGCCACATAACGCCTGTGGAGTATCAGATTAGACTGACAACTCCGACATTTTTTGGTTTTCGTATCATTTTTAGGATCTTCACAGTGGGGGTTGAGGCAATAAATAACGCTCATTCACTCTCGTTTCTCCAGTGAGGTAATTTTGATTATTCATCTCAAGACGTAATTATAGTGTATCGCAATTTTTGAACACCAAGAACAACTTTATCGAAACTTCATTTAGTAATTTTTAATAAAAAACAAATAGATACCATTGAAACTCTTAACTAATTTCCTCCTCTTCTTGCCAATCTTCTTGATTCCAGTCAATCTCTGGAGAATCATGCTCTCCATTGTGGTTAGATGAATTATCTTCTTCTAACCATTCTTGCCAATCGTCATCTACTTCTAAACTAGGAGAATCCTCATTTATTACAGGACTGATTACGACTTCTTCTTTAATAATTGTTTCTTCTTCTGGTATTTCATCGATAAAATCGTCCCAGTTTTCTTCTTCTTCCACTTTATTTTCAGTAACGGAGATTTCTTCTTCAGCCATCATTTCCACATCTAAAGAAATACCATCGAAACTTTCTGCTTCATCAATATTTTTATTCGATTCTTCTGTTTCGTTTTCTAGATCATCAATCCAATTTTCTTCTTCCTCTGGCTCTTGGTATTCTTGAGTTTCTTGATAATTCAAAGAATTTTCTAGGGTAGAATCTGATTCAAAATTGCTAAAATCATCTTCAAAACTTGTATCTTCTATATAATTTTCTGGTGCGGCTAATGGGAATAATTCTTCAGATTTTTCTTCAATCGAAGAAGTTATTTTTACATTATTACCCGCAATTATTTGTAATAGTTTAACTAAAGTTTCCCTATTTTTTTCCCACGTTTCATAAGCATTTTCTACTTGTTTTTGATGAAAATTTAAGCCATGATTATTATTAGAAATTAAAGTATCAGCACTTATTTTAGTAGTTAATCCCTTTAATAAGTTAATTTTAGTTTCAATATTCGTTGTGGTATTTTTCGCTGTAGAAGTCGTAGTTAGTTTTAATTTTAAGCTGTTACTCAAGGCAATCAAAAGAACTTGCTTTAATTTTTTTTTGTGTAATAGTTCTTTAACATCTTCATGATTACTCATTAATTTTACTCCTTCGTCTAAAATTTATTTTTCTTGATTTTAAATATTAACAATAACTAATTAAATTCTGATATATTTGTTTGTAAAATATTAAACATTTTTTGTAAACTTTGAGCATTTTGGAGTATTTTTTCATGAGCTTTTTCTACTTCTTGAAAATGCAAATTTTCTACTTGATTCTCTCCTAAATCATGCTCTATTTCATTTTGTAACAAATCAATAAAAGTCCGATAAGATGAGGATGAAGAATTATTTTGGTCATTAGTTGTCGTCACTATTTCTATTTTCATTACCTCTGACATTGCCATCGCCATTGCTTCTTCTATTTCTCCGTTTCTAATTTTGGCTTTTACTTCTTCAATTTTGCTCATGATTTAGATTACCTTAAATTTTTTCTTTCAATTAGCTTAACTCAAATTGTCTTTAACAACTTACCAAAAATCCGTCACCTCAAAGTTTA encodes the following:
- a CDS encoding glycosyltransferase family 4 protein; amino-acid sequence: MKEFMSAKKTKILFIHPNFPAQFRHLATTLGKDPNYEIIYATKREEGQIDGVKKIIYQTSREARIETHHYVRNLENAVLQGQGLYRVATQLKDLGFYPDIVYGHSGWGPTLFIKDIFPRAKFLCYFEWFYNSHGSDADFDPSDPLSADDEARIRVKNAPILIDLYSCDRGLSPTQWQKQQFPPEFQSKINVLHDGVDTEYFKPNTETKLVVPQINLDLSNASEIITYVGRGMEPYRGFPQLIETIGILQKRRPHTHFVIVGNNRVAYGKQLPDGKTYKDVMLEKVPLDLSRVHFTGLLGYDDYLKVLQVSSAHIYLTRPFVLSWSMLESMATGCVLVASSTQPVQEVIKDNYNGLLVPFFSPEAIANKVEYALDNPEIMTKIRSKARETIVKNYNLQDLLKQHLDWIKSGELKKISPRKSKKGFGN
- a CDS encoding Mo-dependent nitrogenase C-terminal domain-containing protein; this encodes MSKINSLIRKTLLSSLGVIKIKLEKLEIKEKETAKKIVRLIPNQCPFAREIKLFNFYVGKIPPLCKLNPFYEDLMILRFRALSFLCEIGEDITPYCQ
- the purD gene encoding phosphoribosylamine--glycine ligase, which encodes MKVLVVGSGGREHALASQLLQSDTVEKVFCTPGNGGTAVLNNCENVAIAVDDFESLLKLIEEKGINLAVIGPELPLSLGITDYLQSHQINVFGPNKAGATIEASKSWAKDLMIAGGIPTAKSATFTDKEGAKNYILQEGAPIVVKADGLAAGKGVVVAMSDDEAIDAIEELFAQNFSKVVIEEFLTGQEVSVLALTDGKTIRSLIPAQDHKQIGEGDTGANTGGMGAYAPTPLVDDHLSDRITKEILEPTLKELQKRGIDYRGVLYAGLMITPEGDPKTLEFNCRFGDPETQAVLPMLKTPLAEVLLACAQQRLADLPPLEWHKGSAVCVVIAAGGYPASYEKGKVITGITEAETQGVTVFHAGTKLVGAEIITDGGRVLGVTSREADFKSAIASAYQAVEKIKFDDMYYRRDIGHRIS
- a CDS encoding serine/threonine-protein kinase, which encodes MIISYCVNPNCSEPKNHPKLKKCNNCGSSLILNNRYRVIKMLGKGGFGATFVGVDLTVIGDPLCVVKQLRPMADDPQALKTAISLFEREAKTLDKISHPQIPKLMDYFADQGQFYLIQELINGQNLQREIKNQGVYGEIAIRRFLEEITPILKYLHSEKVIHRDIKPANILRQKKDGKLILIDFGAVKDQVNTQLAKTMGQTALTKFSVGTMGYAPPEQLAMRPVYSSDIYALGATCVYLITGKSPKNFSIDPNTGQLLWQQDVNISSGLLKIIQKMLAQDTRERYKTVDELIEALNIQPFQQSLSQNIVNNQASKDSRIDLSQLGVGNLDDGHTQATKTISATEKIQKAIQQRRNKTQNKNISLKWDEEKFLTAFNSGKKDFSDQDLQGLNLQGSKLNKCIFRYSQLQEIMLADTNLSQANFYGADLSNANLTNANLVQTYFSKSNLENADLKGANLASADLTNANLTNTNLCGANLKNAKINQQQLKDARINWTTTFPDGSRRWWKVF
- a CDS encoding serine/threonine-protein kinase, whose product is MSVIYCLNPHCEDPKNDTKTKKCRSCQSNLILHRRYVAIKKIGRGGFGTTYLAVDMAQKNRYCVVKQLELAASNPESHRTALDLFAREAKTLAKLDHPQIPKLLDYFEENEQFYLIQDFVLGKDLEKEIKKGSIYQESSAKQFLRNMLPVLKYIHSQKVIHRDIKPGNILREKETNKLFLIDFGAVKEQANTQLMSQNPQSAFTKISVGTMGFAPPEQLAMRPVYSSDIYALAATCIFLLTGKAPKDLCDNTTGELAWEKHTTVSGTFAKVLNKMLELDVRKRYPSADDVIKALELVPYEQELAGSMVNLSSGKDSGDEEEEVTIASSTSQNLADAIRKRKEKLGGNIGGARNQPNIASLSQPKLQLTPEMIVQDYRQGNRNFSQQVLNELDLEGLKLAGASFSQSKLIGINLQKANLYRTNFYNANLAQANLKEANLQRAELYKANLKNADLQGADLMGANLNSAILKDANLGGANLRGAKVDDEQLKTAKTNWRTVFPDGKRRWW